The stretch of DNA TCGGTCGGCGTGGACGGCCCGCTCGCGGACGCGGAGCCCGACCTGCTGGTGGTCCCCGGCGGCGGGTGGAACTCGGGGGCCGACGCCGGCGCTCGGGCCGAGGCGGAACGCGGGACGCTCCCGGACGCCGTCGCGGCGGCCCACGACCGCGGGGCCACCGTCGCGGGCGTCTGTACCGGCGGGATGCTCCTGGCTCGTGCCGGGGTGCTGGACGGACGCCCCGCCGTCACGCACCACGGCGCGCTCGACGACCTCCGGGCGACCGCCGCCGAGGTGGTCGAGGCCCGCGTCGTCGACGACGGCGACGTGCTGACCGCGGGCGGCGTCACCTCGGGGCTGGACCTGGCGGTCCACCTCGTCGCCCGCGAGTGGGGCGAGGAGGTCGCCGACCGCGTCACGGCGGAGATGGAGTACGAGCCCCGCGGGCGCGTCCACGTCGCGGGCGAGCGGTGAGCCGACGAGCAGGGGGAACCGAGCGGTAGATTTAAGCTGCTGTGTAAAGCACGTTTTACACGTAAAGCGAGCTTTACGGAAAACGCGCTTTACGTGGTTCCCGATGACGACAGCCCAACACCGAACGACGACGTATCGACGCGCCTTCGCCGGCCTCTGGGCCGGCGCGGGCCTGCTGCTCGCACTGCTCATCGCCGCCGGCTACCCGCTGGTCGGGGTCGCCGCCTTCGCCGTCTGCGCGCTGGCGGCGATCGGCGTCCAGTACCGGTCACAGGCGGTCCTGTTCGACGAGCGCGACACCAGCGTCTTCGAGGCGGCCGGCGCGAACACCGTCGCCGCGGTCGGGATGAGTTCGGCGGTCGTCTTCCCGACGATGACCGCGCTCCGGGCGCTCGGCCTCGTCGAGTGGCCGCTGTGGTTCGCTCACCTCGCGTGGTTCGTCGCCGGCCTGTTCGCCCTCTGGGGGGTCCTGCTCGGCGTCGCCCGGGCCAAGCGATGAACAACCGGCTGCCGGAACTGCGGGGGGAGCGCGGCGAGAGCCAGGCGGACCTCGCCGCCGCCGTCGACGTGACCCGTCAGACCATCAACGCCCTGGAGCGGGGCCGCTACGACCCCTCGCTGGAACTGGCGTTCGCGCTCGCCGACCACTACGACTGCGCCATCGAGGACATCTTCGACCCCTCGGGCTAGAAACGGCTCCGCCACTGCCGCGACGGACGCGGTGTTGACAGCCTTCTCCGGCTCTCGGCGGTCGCGGCGCGGGTGAGCCAGCGGCCTCCCGCGTACGCGTCTACGCCTCCTGCCGGGCTTCCTCCAGCAGCGCCTGCACGTCGACGGCCTCGCCGGTCCGGCTGCTCTCGATGGCGGCGAAGACGATGGCCATCGACTGGAGGTTGTCTTCGACGCGGGTGGCCATCGGCTCGCCGCCGTCGAGCCAGTCACAGAACTGCTCGATGAGCCAGGCGTTCTCCCAGAGGGGGCGCTCGGCCATCGGGACCGCCTCGCCGTCGCCCTTCCCGACGCCGGTCCAGTCGCCGACGGCGTCGGGGTCGTGGGGGAACCGCTCGACCTCGCGGCGGTCGAGCACGAGCGTCTCCTCGCGACACTCCGCCCGGAAGTACTCGTGGCCCCAGCCGTTCAGCGTCGTGGCGTTGGCGTAGCTGCCCTCGTACTGGGCGCGGGTCCCGTCGGCGAAGTGCAGCGTCACCAGCCCGGTGCAGTCGCCGTCGTAGTCGGCCCCGTCGGGGACCCAGGTGTCGGCGTAGACCCGCTCGCAGGGGGCGTCGGCGAAGGAGGCCAGCATATCGAGGTGGTGGACCGCGCCGTCGAGCAAGAGCATGTCCGCCATCTCGTGGACGTAGTCGGAGTAGTACCCGCGCTCGCGGACGTTGCCGGTGTAGCGGGCGGTGAGGTAGTCGACGGGGCTGGCCTCCCGCAGCGCCCGGCGGAAGGTGGTCTTGTCCCGGTCGTAGCGGTGGCTCATCGTGATCCCCATCTTCGCGTCGGCGGCGGCGACCTTCTCGGCGATGCGGACCGACCCTGCCAGCGTGTCGGCGATGGGCTTCTCCGAGAGGATGTCGACGCCGTGGGCCAGCGCGGTGTCGACGACGGCCTCGTGGGTCGAGGGCGGCGTCACGACCGAACAGCAGTCGGCGTCCTGCTCGGTCAGGGCGGCGTCGAGGTCGGTGTAACAGCGGTCCGAATCGAGGTCGAGCGCGCTCTCGGCGCGGCGCAGTCGGTCGGGGTCGGTGTCGACGGCGGCGACGACTTCGAGGCGGTCCGCGTCGACGTTCGGCGGGATGGACTCGTGGATCCAGTGCTGCCCGCGGCCGCCGAGGCCGACGTGTACCATCCGGTGTGTCATTGGGCGCGGTATCGTATCCAACGGTAAAGGTGCATCCATTCGCCGGCCGGCACGGCGCTACCCGGCGTCGGGGTACTCGACGTGGCGCTGCTGGCCGTCCTCGGCGACGAACACCTCGCCGTCGAACCGCTCGCGGGCCTCGCTGGCGAGCCGGTCCGCCTGGCCGGCGTAGCGCGTCGAGACGTGTGTCAGCGCGAGCGCCCGGACGCCGGCCCGCCGGGCCACGTCGGCGGCCTCTCTCGCCGTGGAGTGGGCCGTCGCCTCGGCTCGCTCCTTGCGGTCCTCGGCGAAGGTGGCGTCGTGGACGAGCAGGTCCGCGCCCTCGGCGGCCTCGACGACCGACCCCGTGGGGAGCGTGTCGCCGGTGTAGACGAACGTCCGACCGGGCCGGGGCGGCCCGACCACCTCGTCG from Haloarcula litorea encodes:
- a CDS encoding Gfo/Idh/MocA family protein, whose translation is MTHRMVHVGLGGRGQHWIHESIPPNVDADRLEVVAAVDTDPDRLRRAESALDLDSDRCYTDLDAALTEQDADCCSVVTPPSTHEAVVDTALAHGVDILSEKPIADTLAGSVRIAEKVAAADAKMGITMSHRYDRDKTTFRRALREASPVDYLTARYTGNVRERGYYSDYVHEMADMLLLDGAVHHLDMLASFADAPCERVYADTWVPDGADYDGDCTGLVTLHFADGTRAQYEGSYANATTLNGWGHEYFRAECREETLVLDRREVERFPHDPDAVGDWTGVGKGDGEAVPMAERPLWENAWLIEQFCDWLDGGEPMATRVEDNLQSMAIVFAAIESSRTGEAVDVQALLEEARQEA
- a CDS encoding helix-turn-helix transcriptional regulator — protein: MNNRLPELRGERGESQADLAAAVDVTRQTINALERGRYDPSLELAFALADHYDCAIEDIFDPSG
- a CDS encoding DJ-1/PfpI family protein is translated as METVAIACYDGFDELDAIGPFEVFENAARFGADWDVTLRGVRDAGDVTASHGLSVGVDGPLADAEPDLLVVPGGGWNSGADAGARAEAERGTLPDAVAAAHDRGATVAGVCTGGMLLARAGVLDGRPAVTHHGALDDLRATAAEVVEARVVDDGDVLTAGGVTSGLDLAVHLVAREWGEEVADRVTAEMEYEPRGRVHVAGER